One genomic segment of Hymenobacter psoromatis includes these proteins:
- a CDS encoding F0F1 ATP synthase subunit epsilon, giving the protein MSDDLMHLKVLLPSEVFLDVAEVRRVVFETSEGSYGLLPHRLDCVAALVPGILTYQTASSAEQYVAVDEGVLTKAGAQVSVAVRQALGGSDLAQLQAAVDKQFKAQEATERTNRRVMAQLESGFIARLEKYKST; this is encoded by the coding sequence ATGAGCGATGACCTGATGCACCTGAAAGTGCTGCTGCCGTCCGAGGTTTTTCTCGATGTGGCGGAGGTGCGCCGGGTGGTGTTTGAGACGAGCGAAGGCTCGTATGGCCTGCTACCCCACCGCCTCGACTGCGTGGCGGCGCTGGTGCCCGGCATTTTGACCTACCAGACTGCAAGCAGCGCCGAGCAGTACGTGGCCGTGGACGAGGGCGTGCTGACCAAGGCCGGGGCGCAGGTGTCGGTGGCGGTGCGGCAGGCGCTGGGCGGCTCCGATTTGGCGCAGCTCCAGGCGGCGGTTGATAAGCAATTTAAGGCGCAGGAAGCCACCGAGCGCACCAACCGCCGGGTGATGGCGCAGCTGGAAAGCGGCTTCATTGCCCGGCTCGAAAAATACAAATCCACCTAG